The stretch of DNA TAACTCCATTTTGAGCAGGTTGTGGACAACGAACAATAACTCCTTCTGGCAACAAGATAGCAGGGGGCAAGGATGCCCAAGAAGGGGAATGGCCCTGGCAAGCTAGCCTTCAACAGAACAGTGTCCACCGATGTGGAGCCACTCTGATTAGTAACAGCTGGCTTGTCACTGCTGCTCACTGTTTCATAAAGTAAGCTCTGGACTACATAAAGGCTCAAGGCCACTCACGCACCTGAAAGTCTGAAATACATATCTTTCAAGAATATGGCCACACAACTATGCCTTCAACTATTCAATATTGTGAAATATGCTCTCAAAATTACTCAATgaattatcaatttttaaaaaatatatattcaggctAGAGCAGGAATTGTCAACAGTGGCACTATTTGGTCCAAATGATTCTTAGTTTTGGGGAGGGGGTAGCCTGTGCATTGTAGAATATTTAGCAGCATTCCTGGCTCCCACCCACCAAATGCCAGTAGCATTCCCCCAGGactgacaaccaaaaatgtctccagttaTTACCAATGTCTCCTGAAGGACAAAATAGCCCTCAGTTGAGAATCACTAAGCTACACTTAATTCAATTTTACAAAGAAACTATAAATCCTAAACTGAACActgttcttctatttctttcttatcattatttcatttgatcgtatttatttaatcataagTATTTGAATTCATCCTGCATCCTCCCATATATATTATAGCTCTGTTGGAAATTACTAATTTcttgaagcgcctgggtggctcagtcggttgggcatccagctttggctcaggtcatgatctcacggtttgtgggtttgagccccatgtcgggctctgtgctgacagctagctcagagcctggagcctgtttcagattctgtgtctccttctctctctgaccctcccctgctcgcactgtctctgtctctcaaaaattaaaaaaaaaccataaaaataatttttgaaattactAATTTCTTTAAAGGATATATTATCGCACCCAAAGTTTACCTTGTTTTTACcctttttttgatgtttagttTTACTAATTTATATTGGTTTTATGTAGCactaattggttttatttttaaagaaaagtcccTCTTAAACTTGAGACATTGAAAATGTTCCAGCAACACTGTTTTTCAGTCCTTAATAGATAAACCCTTGATTAACAAATAATAGTAAAAGTCAGAAATATCTtcctatttatagtttttaattgttATAAAAGAGGATTTAGgctatttccttaatttttatgaGTTTACTCTGTCCCATAATCTTGCCCACTTTTTACTTAGTCTTACTATCTTGTCTTCTCATATTTAACTTTCTAAATGCCCTTGAGTCTTTCTAGACAGATAAAAGGTAGTTTCCATGgcttatcttttaaaatagagcttattaaaaataaaatatagtttattgaaTTATTCAAAGTCtattcatgttattatttttatgattctctCACACATGGCCTTACTTTTGTATGTTTATATGCATTATGGGTATTCAATACATAtctaagttttttaaaacatataagaTATTAATTCCCACAACTCTGAAATTCAagactattaataaataaatctattttttttttttagggccaGGGATCCCAAAGAATGGAATGTTAGTTTTGGTCTTCTTTTAAGTGATCCACAAATACAGCGAAGAATCAAGGCTATTATAATTCATGAAAACTACCATTACCCCGCACACGATAACGATATTGCCGTTGTGCATCTGTCCTCACCAGTATTATATACAAGCAACATCCGAAGGGCATGTCTACCGGAAGCTACTTATACATTCCCACCCAATTCAGACGTGGTGGTCACTGGATGGGGAACATTCAAGTCTGATGGTGAGTTCCTAACCTTCCACCATTATATGgtttgagttttaggagtttaaaaaaaaaaaaaaaccactctgaaTCACAACTAAATCTGAGATATATTTTCTCTGGGTCATTTTAAAGAGGATAATGTAAAAAAGGATAATGTAaaggattaaagaaataaagtaatttgTCTAAACTCACATAGGCATTAAGTGGCAGAACCCAGATTTAAGCAGAGGAGATTGGGCTGCACAGCCTATATTCTGAATGCTACACTAAGCTGCCTTTCCTTAGGCTTAATATgcttaaaaattatcattaactACATTCACATAGAAACTACAATTTCCTAGAGCTTTTACCATAATTTCCCTTAATAATGGTAGTTTTTACAGAAATGCATTATTGaaaaagtaattcatttttttccattttattcattcattcattcaataaatatttatcttgattacCACCTTTATGGCAAATACTGGTCTAGGTGGTTtggaaatattaatttataaaataggcaAATATTCCTGCCCTCTTAAGGCTTACATTTTTAGTAAAAGAAGACAATaatcacaaaatacaaaaaataagtaGATTACACAGCATGTTTTATGCAGGTAagtaccaaaacaaaacaaacaagcaaacaaacaaacaaaaaagactacaGAGGTTTGGGCATTTTTGATGGGGGGAAATGAATAGCCCTATGTGACAAGGCAATACTTGAGCAAAGATCATTTATATATGTGCATCCCATGACCTTAGTTATGTAAAGATTTAGTGActattaatgtttataaatacattggaaaacagaaaaaaaaatctaaaattaactCTGAGGTTCAGAATTACAGTAACagcagaaaatcttaaaataattataaagtataAGTTTTTGGAATAtgaattgttcattttgttttctttttttaatttttttaatgttttatttatttctgagagagagagagagagagagagacaacatgagcagggaagggtcagagagagagagggagatacagaatctgaagcaggctccaggctctgagctacttatcagcacagagcctgatgtggggctcaaactcacgaactgtaaaaTCACAacgtgagctgaagccagacactcaactgactgagccacccaggcaccccatcattttgttttctaagacatacaaataataaatataaaattccaaaacaattcaaaaggaaaaaaatctcatcacACATGGGGTCCCATACAAAAGAATTTCTAATtatggtcatttttttaaatgtttatttatttttgagagagagacaaagagagtgcaagcaggggaggggcagagagagagggggacagaatctgaagcagcctctaggttctaagctgtcagcatagagcccaatatggggctcaaacccatgaaccatgagatcatgacttgagctaaagtcagatgctcaacctactaatCCACCCAAATAAGGTCATTTTTAACAATAGCTTGGTATGTTCATAGCATTACTACTTTGTtactgagaaaggagaaaaaaagcttAATTAAAACATATGTTTTACATTGATTTGGAAATTGTACATAGTGGTAGTTACAAATAAACCTAGCCAGAGATATTAATATTGATGTtagtaaaaattatatacttttcttcctttaggaAAAAGTCCTAATATACTCCAAAAAGCATTAGTGAAGATTATAGATAACAAAACCTGCAACAGTGAAGAGGTATATGGTGGTGTGATCACACCTGGAATGTTGTGTGCTGGGTTTTTGGAAGGAAGTGTAGACGCCTGTCAGGTAAATCTGCCTATTCcgttttcaggattttttttcctttgtattttaattctaattaatttGTTCAATTTTCTCAAAAGACTGACAAATTTTAAAGGCTTAAGTTTGTTTTGTAGCCAGAGTAATTAATTAGAATTATATTGGCATCTGATAGGTCTTATTAAAATACTAAAGAGCTATGCCTCTTTTATGGTGACAGAAGCTAGGAATAAGTATGGGGAAGAGACTAAATTTGGAATAAGCAAGAAAGAGATGAGGGTATATTTGTAACTTTAGTTGGGTTGACCCTCTTTCACTGAGAAACACCCAACTGAGTCCAACACCAAACCTAATGATCATGGAGATTTCTTAATTTAGGGTGGCTCCAACTCCCTTAATACTTATTGATATAACGGGCTTAACTAGCATCTCCATATGCTAGCCACTGTTTTAAGCTCTTTACAAATGCTAATTTCTTCAAGTTATGACAATTCTGTGGTGTATGTTTATGCAATTTTAAGCCCTATTTCTCACATgaagagactgagacagaaatCAAGTAATTTGTCTAAACCCACATAGGCATTATGTGGTAGAACCCAGATTTGAACAGAGATTGGGCTGCACAGCCTATATTTTGAATGCTACACTAAGCTGCCTTTCCTTAGGGTTAATATCCTTCAAACACCTCTAATGCTGCTTAAAAGCAATAGTCTCAGAGTTAACAAAAGTACTACTCTAGTTATCTAGGTGGGTAAAATCAAGGGTAAATTCAGGACGAGcgttatttcattcatttatttctatggaCTACTCTGTTGCATACTCTGTGCTAGGTACAGAGGAGTTAAATGTGAATAAAGCATGAACTTTAGGAGTTAGGAGATATATAAACAAGTACTGGCAATACATAATTGTCATCTCTCAGTACAGATTCCCATATTTCCAACTCTCACACTAACCCTATTCTTCAAAGTTATGATAAGCTTGAATTTCAGactctctccattttctctcagTCCATCACCCTCAGGACCATGACTCTCTTATAATCTTATGCAACCTAGAGGTTTTATTATTTCAACCTCTCCATTGTCCACCTTCAATGACTTCACCGTCTCCTACTTCCCCACACCCATGCTAATAATCTCCAACCACAGAGCAATATGACTATTTTATTGGCTCCTATATGTGAGCTCCTGAGCACAACTAGAAGAAATCTTGAAACCTTGTAAACTGGTGTCATATAATCACAGCTGATTCCTTACCACATTATAGAACTACTGAATGCAtgctttatatttgtatatattcacaTACCCTATATAAGCAACATTTCATTACATTGTGTGAATGTGTCCATATATGCTCTTGTCTTCCTTAACATATGACATTTCCTCATactaactagaaaaaaaaataaataaatcatgagaactcctttaatttcttttctatatgataaatttatatttgttacTATCCTCTACTTCTAGGAGCAGGATGAACAAATTTCTTCTATTCTTCAAAGCTAATCTTTTGCCTATATTCTTCATCTACTCTCTATCTATACAGGTATTTGTACTTTACATTAATTTGAACTTTCTTCCATGTTTTCCAGACTGTCCCACTCCAACAATATTCTGCAAATACTGTCAGATCTCTCCTTTAATACATactactctttctttttctgttcttgttcAAATCTCCAAAGAATAGTCTAACCATCATTGTTCCATATTCTCAACTTATTCACTCTCTGACCCACTGTTTGCAGGCTTTTGCCCTACCAGTCCAGTAGCCAAGATTACTAATGATGGTCTAATTGCTAAATCCAATACATGCAGAGTGGAAGATGGACTAGAAGCAAATGAGATAGAGATATTATGATCTATTAAAACATCTGCCTGAGAAAGGTAAAAAGAGCTTCAACTAAGACACAGTAAGGATAAAGAGGCACTAAGACAGGTAGACAAGACCGCAAGCCTGATTAGAAGTGAGGAAGAGTGGGaaaacatgggtggctcagtcagttaagggtctgactcttgatctcagcttaggtctgatctcaggatcatgagtttgagcgctgaattggactccacactgtgcatggagcctacttaaaacatcatcatcaacaacaacaaataggATGACTATTATTCAATTCTATTTGTTTATGGGTCAGCAATGCAACCCcatctatttcttaatttttctgaactTTCTGTAAAATCTGCTGCACAAAGGCTTTCTATGAAAAGTTTATTGTTTGTGTGTAGAAAAACAACAGGGGAGgaataggaaaagaaggaatacaTGCTAAATTCCATACTTCTCCCtgagcaaagggagagaagatGATGTACAGGAGAAAAAGCAGGTTTGTGGAGGATGAAAGTTTGGGGCATGTTAAATTTGAGGTGTCTGTGGAATAACCGGACATATATGTCCAATGTGCcattagaaataaaaaccttGGGCTCAAGAAAGAGTGCtggctgtatatatatatatacctgaaAGTTATTGTCATCTTGGTAGCAATTAAGTTCATGAGCACAGAGACAATTGCtcagataatgtatgtaaaataagaAGCACCTAAGATTTAGGACTCAGGTGTAAATGCTCCTAAGAAGTTTACagtaagagagaaggaaaaccaggaaaaaaataagaaattggtgTCACAGGGGTCCAGGGATCAGAGCAAAAGGGAATAGTCAATAGTGACAAATGCCATAGAGTAAGATAAGTGCTGGAAAGAGTGTATCAACTTTAACAATTGTTTATTGATAAAATTTAGAAGGTTCATTCATTGGtggaaaaaaaaccatttagaAGAAAGTTGAAAATAAGACAAGTAAACGGAAATGTCAATATAGATTACTACTTCTAGCCACTTATATATGAAAGGAAGATAATTAGGGCAACAGAAGAGGTCTTAAGATCCAGAAAGGCTGTCCTTTTTTTAGttgaggaaaactgaaaaaaaaaaaaagtgtatattcCTGGTGGGGAAAGacagtgaaggaaatgaagatgttactaggaaaaacaaacaagaaaagagatTATTGATTAGAACAGTGTCCTTCATCCAGAGAACAGGTGGAGAGATTAGCCGTACAAAGAACTAAATACCTCCATTTATCAGACAATGATAGTAAATACAGATGTTGGCTCCTGCAGGTGAGCTAGGAACTCAAAAGAGACAAGGACAAGAAATGGAGAGATTGTTATCATTCTCCACTTACTCTGAATTTGAAACCAAGAGATTAGGTTCAGAGTACAggaacctgattttaaaaaattgtaaaataagcCTTATATACTGTTAGCAGGTATGTAAAATGGTGCACCCTTTATAGAAAACAacatggtggttcctcaaaaaattaataatagattgctacatgatccagcaattccatttctgggattatactcaaaagaattgaaagcaaggacACAGATAGAGATTTGTACATTtaattcatagcagcattattcacagtagccaaaagatagaagcaacccaagtggcCATTGATGGaaaagtggataaacaaaatgtggcacatatatacataatgtattagtcagccttaaaaaggaaggaaatgcggccatatgctacaacatgggcgAAACTTGAAGACactgtgttaagtgaaataagccagtcacaaaaggataaatactatatgactcCATTCCTATGAGGTACTTAGAGTCGTCaaactcatagagacagaaagtaagatGATGGTTGccggggctgggagaagggggcTATGGGGAGTTATTGTTCAATGGCTATATAGTTTTAGTTCTGCAAAATGAGAAAGGGTGTGGAGGTAGATGGtgcacaacaatatgaatgtagTTAATGCCATTGAGGTGTAtatttaaaagagttaaaatggtaaatttatgttttatatattttacacaatttataataatgactttttaatgtgaaatgaGAAAAGTTTGGACTGGCTGCTCTTAAACATGAGAAAGGAATATGGGGAAGGGTGTTAGTCTGAGGGTGTAAATTTATAATATGGTTTTCTTTCACAGGGTGGCTTGGCCCAGGTTGTGATGGGGTGGAAGGTGAGAAGTAGATAGCCCCAGTGAAAGTGCAGTGGTATGGGGAAATTATGAAATATAGTCCCATAAAGAAAGATGGGAAGCAGGAAGTAAGCTAATACActaggaaaaagggaaggagtcAAGAACTGGCATTCTTCATGAGGTTGAAGAAATATAGATGTAGATGGGAAGGTAGTGAAGAGAGAAAATTGAAGGGATAGGTACAGGCAATCATAATGCTGAATAACGATATTTTAAAGGTGGAGAAATCCCGGGTGATGATAAAAAGTTACATAGAAATGTttaatacagttgacctttgagcAATACAGGCTTACACTGCCGGAACCCACttttacacaattttttttcaataaatacagtacagtagtATAAATGGGTAAATATAAATCTTGGTTTTTTTCTCAATATCTGCCTGAAAATAGGggagtttggaaagaaaaattttcagcACACCAATGATTTCATAAGCAACAATACCTTCAATATCTCTTTTAGGTAATAATTGAATTGAAATCTTTCATACATGTTTTCCATTATTGTAGTGTTATATCCAAAGATATATACTGACGtctttgatttaaataaatgattatagaaCACAAAAATATTCTGTACTAGAATCATTTTAACATTGAAAAAgctacagttttattttcttctttttgtgtctccctgcctttattacaaagaagaaaataagcagtTATTTACCTTTAAGCTATAGTAATTGTATGTATCCTTCTTCTCTCTAGGGTGATTCTGGTGGACCTCTGGTTGGTGCAGATTATAAAGGCACTTGGTTCCTTGCTGGTATTGTAAGCTGGGGAGATGAATGTGCTCTTCCAAACAAGCCTGGTGTCTACACTCGTATAACGTACTACCGAGACTGGATCTTGTCCAAAACTGGTCTCTAGggcagaagttctttatagatcaAAGcctgagtggcacctgggtggctcagttgcttgagcatccgacttcagctcagatcatgatctcacggttcctggattcaagccccacgttgggctctgtgctgtcagtgcagagcccacttcagatcctctgtccccatctctctctctgcatctacTCTGCTGCatctactctctctcaaaattaaataaacatttaaaaaaaaaagaagcttgaaAATGATCCCCTGTTAAATATTTATAGCTTCATTTAACTTAGAACCACCTTTCTTTATGCACATTTAATGttgcaaacataaaaatataaaattgtacaaCTGTGAAAACTTTTTGTATATTAGACTTTGAAAAAGGGGTTAGTGACAGTAATGAACCAGAACATATTATCTCCCCTATACTTCTTTCTGGAGTGATGGCAATTATATGAGTAAATATAGATTATAGTTTACTAAGGTCTTTTCTGCTGATTTATAGATCTAGCTCCCTTAGGAAATCATAGAATAGATGTTAGCAATAAACTCCCTTCTTAGGATATAACTAATCCCCAGCTGAATCACATGACTGCTACCAAATCTATAAATTGGTAGGTTGTAGCCTAATGAATTGCGGTAATACCACCTACAAAAATTTACAAAGGAAATCAgtctgcctcttttctttctagtctttgtgccaataccaatCTCTTCTCTATGTATGGCTTCCTCACCTGGACTGACACAAAACAGCATGATAATACCATGGGGTGCATTGAATAGATCCCAATGCTTTTCGATCTGTCCCTGTTTCTCTTTCATATGTAAGTGAGGCCAGAAGATGTTtctcacatgtacacacataacAGTAAAATTATCCTCAGACACATGGGCTATGTTTCAGCACATAAGCTTGAACAGATAACACTGTATTACATATCTCCAATCTCTTAAAATTCCTCACCAATATAAATGATCAGCCAGAATAAATAATATGGAAGTCTTGCTTTCACGTCACTTCCCTTTTGCCCATAGAGAAACATTCTAGCTGAGGGTACAGATGTCTATAAATGCACTATTGGAGCTCATGCCAACTTTGCCACACAAGCAGATCAGTTAGCTTTAATGATGAACATAATCTCAAGGTGGTGCTTTTCCAGACTCCACCAGCGTTTCTAAGGCAGTTTACCTTTCTCTTTCATCATCACTGACATCCCTACAGCTACCACTACCAGctttcattattatataaattttattcatggacccaaaaaataattgcattaatAATAGTAGCTAACATTTACAGACCACTTGCAATGTTCCAGGCACACTTCACATGTATTATTACACTGaaccctcacaacaaccttgTAAGGATGGTTCCCTTGTAATCTTAATttcagagataaggaaactgagatagAGAGAAGTGAAGGTCAGAGAGTTTATAATTGgctgagctgggattcaaaatCAGACAATTGGATTCCAGGCCCCACACTGTAAACAACTATGCCCTGTTATGGGTGATGGGTGTAACTAAGGATCTACCTAGCATAGTATTCTAAAATGTAATATTAgtcataaattttataaattaatacagTAGCCttataatttgatgagttttttaaatattgtgacatctctcagggcacatgggtgactcagtccattaagcatccaactcttgattttggctcagtcatgatctcatggttcatgagatcaagccccaagttggctTTGAGCTCACAGTGtcgagtctgcttgggattctctcttcctctctctctacccctccagtGCTCCCACCAaccctatctctctctttcaaaataaataaatattttaaaatattttgacatatcTCGTTACACAtttataaaagttaatatttCTACCTttcaatattttagaaattctttacAAAAAACCATATGGATATTGGTCAGGATTCACTGGTCACAACTCAGAGAAACTCAATGTCAGAGAAACTCAAAAGTCAGAGAAACTCACACTACCTTTGGtgaaaagaagacattttcaaTTCATCTAAAAATATGGAGATCTACATGTGGCAGAGCTGAGGCTAGATTCAGGGGCTCAATAGTATTTTGATCTTAAGCCACATCttaccttttctttcctctgtcttcatTTCATAGTCAGATACTGCCCACTGAAGTAGTAAAGACTTGTTCACTGGCTCTATGATTAGGTTTTCTTTAGTGCTAACAGTGCCACAAAAATAGAGCCCTCCTGCCCTCTggctccaattttttaaaa from Suricata suricatta isolate VVHF042 chromosome 1, meerkat_22Aug2017_6uvM2_HiC, whole genome shotgun sequence encodes:
- the LOC115301936 gene encoding transmembrane protease serine 11C-like; amino-acid sequence: MAQTHTPQRQHAWTPLQPRGTEPNTKMKLTMCGKITLGILMLVIAAVIIGLIIYFVTDAKTPFYYHISFKVNNIDYDSKFEKPYSQEYMDLNKKIVSLINETFHGSKLRRQYVKSHVVQVSRAQGKVIIHAVLKFKSCFKNNAEKFRDRIKTILYQKLKGKTGSLYIDSSSFKFSDIAMPTAENLLNTCCGQRTITPSGNKIAGGKDAQEGEWPWQASLQQNSVHRCGATLISNSWLVTAAHCFIKARDPKEWNVSFGLLLSDPQIQRRIKAIIIHENYHYPAHDNDIAVVHLSSPVLYTSNIRRACLPEATYTFPPNSDVVVTGWGTFKSDGKSPNILQKALVKIIDNKTCNSEEVYGGVITPGMLCAGFLEGSVDACQGDSGGPLVGADYKGTWFLAGIVSWGDECALPNKPGVYTRITYYRDWILSKTGL